Proteins co-encoded in one Legionella oakridgensis ATCC 33761 = DSM 21215 genomic window:
- a CDS encoding ArsR/SmtB family transcription factor, which translates to MIATIADILRSMGEPNRLKLLLACLDKPKAVSDLAEQLQLSVPLVSHHLRLLRSARLLCAKREGKHIFYEVDDEHVRCILMDMINHFIEDLEDSHDLA; encoded by the coding sequence ATGATCGCAACAATAGCAGATATTTTGCGATCAATGGGTGAACCTAATCGGTTAAAGCTTTTGCTGGCTTGCCTTGACAAACCGAAAGCAGTTAGCGATTTAGCAGAACAATTACAACTTTCTGTGCCTCTTGTTAGCCATCATTTGCGTCTCCTTCGGTCAGCACGATTATTGTGTGCAAAACGAGAAGGGAAGCATATTTTCTATGAAGTAGATGATGAGCATGTCCGTTGCATTTTAATGGATATGATTAATCATTTTATAGAAGATTTAGAGGATAGTCATGACCTTGCCTAA